The genomic DNA CATACCGAAGTGGGGCAGTGGGTCAGTCAGGGAGAACTGGTCGCTGAAGTGATTGAGCTCGATTATGTCGATGTCGAAACCTACGTTCCTGAACAATACATCGCCTACATTCATAAAGGACAGCAGGTGACCGTGGAAATCCCTGCCTTACAGGATCATCTGTTTACAGGGACCGTAGAAATGGTGATCCCTCAGGCGGATACTCGTTCCCGCACCTTTCCAGTAAAAGTACGCCTCAAAAACACGATTGAATTTGCTGAACCGAGTGAAGAGAAATCAGAAACCATCTCGATCAAAGCCGATCCTCTGATCAAATCGGGAATGCAGGCTCGGGTTCATTTGCCAACGGGAAATAAGCAGGAGGCTCTCCTGCTGCCGAAAGATGCTCTGGTACTTGGTGGTCCGCAGAGGATTGTGTACGTGGTTGTCCCGGGTCAGGAGAAAGAACCCGCAACGGTGAAACCAGTTCCAGTGATCGTGGGTGTTGCGAACGGAGATCACATTGTGGTTCGCGGGGATCTGCAGGAAGGCGACCAGGTTGTCATACGAGGAAACGAACGCCTGCGTCCCGGTCAACAGGTTATTCCTCAACTTGAGAAATCGAAACCTCAAGTAAAAAAATCAAAAGAAGGCGGCGAGCTTGCTGCACCTCCGGCTCCTAAATAACTGATCCGACTCTAATCCTCTATTGGCTATCCTTTCATGTCGCTTATTGAAGCCATTATCAAAAACCCGATCAAAGTCATCGTTGGCATCTTGATGATGGCGCTGTTCGGATTCGTCGCTTTCATGCGAATGCCCATGCAGTTGACCCCGGAAGTCAACCGTCCCACGATTACCGTGGAAACGAGTTGGCCAGGAGCCAGTCCCCAGGAAATTGAGCGTGAGATTGTTGTCGAGCAGGAGGAGTATCTTAAAAGTGTTCAGGGGATTATTAAGCTGAAATCCGAAAGTGCCGACTCGAAAGGGACAATCACTCTCGAATTCCAGGTTGGCACGAACATGGATGAAGCGCTGCTCAAGGTCAACTCCCGCCTGCAGCAAGTGCCCGATTATCCCGAAGATGCCGACCAGCCGGTCATCAGTACCGCAAACTCCTCCGACAGTCCGATCGCCTGGTTCATTCTGAGTGCTCGCGCTCCTGATGCGGAACAATTTGATGCCTTTATCCAGAAGTATCCCAAGTATCGTGAAGAGATCGAAAAAGCCCGCAATTCTCATAATGTTGGTTTGACGATGTTGCGTCTGCGGCAGATGGCGGCTGTCAATCCCGTAGTGAAAGAATTGCTCCCCCCGATGACCTGGATGTTCCTAAGTTGCGTCGGTTTGCTGAAGACGAAATTGAAGCACGCTTTGAACGGGTCTCTGGGGTTTCGCAATCGAACGTAATTGGCGGCCTCGAAGAAGAACTGCAGGTTGTCGTCGATCCCGAGAAACTCGCTTCCCGACAATTAACAATTGGAGATGTCCGTCGCGTATTACGAGGGCAGAATGCTGATACTTCTGCGGGAGATTTCTGGGAAGGCAAACGCCGCTGGGTCGTACGGACCCTCGGTCAATTTCGCGACATTGAAGATGTGAATCAACAGTTGCTGGCCGTGCGGGATGGTGCTCCTGTTTATGTCCGCGATGTCGCTGAAGTCCGTCTTGGCTACAAAAAACCTTCGGGACTCGTCCGACGTTTTGGAGAATCGAGTATTGCGGTCAACTGTATTCGGGAAACCGGCGCTAACGTACTCGACATCATGGAAGGTCTCAAAGAAGTTCGAGCGGAAGTCGATGAGAAAATCCTCAAGCCGCGAGGTCTGCAACTTCTGCAGGTGTACGATGAAACCGAATATATTTATTCGTCTGTCAATCTGGTCCAGCAGAATATCTTCATCGGCGGGGCGTTAACAATGATTGTCCTGATGCAGTTCTTGCATCTCAATCTGCGGACATTGATCCTGACTCCATTCATTCTGTTCTTTGCGATGGCGGCGGCTTATGTCAATCCCTGGTTCTTTGCGATTAGTCTCGTGCTCATTCTGATTGCCGGTTTCTGGTACGCTCGTGGAGCCTTAATTGTCGGCCTGGCAATTCCGACAAGTATCATCGGCACATTCCTCGTACTGGGAATGCTCGGGCGATCTCTCAATGTGATTTCTCTGGCAGGACTTGCATTTGCAGTTGGTATGCTCGTTGATAATGCCGTTGTAGTGCTCGAAAACATTTATCGTCATGCCCAGATGGGGAAGTCGAAACTGGAAGCTGCCAAACAAGGCACTTACGAAGTCTGGGGAGCAGTTGTTGCTTCCACAATGACGACGATTGCGGTCTTCTTACCGGTCGTGTTTGTCGAAGAAGAAGCCGGGCAACTGTTTCAGGACATCGCCATGGCAATCAGTTCTGCGGTTGGCTTGTCGTTGATTGTTTCGGTCACCCTGATCTCCACTTCCGCAGCACGACTCCTCAAAGCGACACCGGTGAAAGACCACGATCCTCTTCATGAAAAGAGATCAAAAAAAGCTTCTCTGCCTGTAAGACTCATCGAACAAACTGGTAGCCAGTTTGTTCGTATGATCGTCGGCATCAATCGCATGTTCATTGGTAGCGTTGTAATGCGGCTCGTCATGATATTCTCGATGGTGGGAGCAGCCATCATTGTCAGCTGGATGCTCTGGCCGAAGGTCGATTACCTGCCAACCGGAAATCGCAATCTTGTCTTTGGTATCCTGCTTCCTCCACCAGGGTACAATCAGGATGAATTGATGGACATGGGGCAAACGGTAGAAGCCGCTCTGCGGCCTTACTGGGATATTGATCCCGACAGCCCCGAAGCAAAAGAACTTCCTTTCCCTGTGATTGGGGATTTCTTCTTTGTTGCCCGGGGACGCATGGTGTTTATGGGATTGCGGGCTCACGATCCTCTGCGAGCTGGCGAATTGATTCCGCTCATTCGCAAAACAGGCATGATGATTCCCGGCACCTTCGCTGTTGCACAACAATCCAGTCTCTTCGAGCAGGGGTTAACAGCCGGGCGAACGATTGACGTTGAAATAATCGGGCCCGATCTCAAAAGACTTGTAGGCATGGGGGGACAGGTTCTCGGCCAGGTCATGCAGCTCATACCCGATGTCCAGGCTCGACCTGTGCCAAGTCTTGATCTCTCCAGCCCGGAAATTCATTTGAATCCCCGACTGCTCCAATTGGCGGAAATGGGAATGACCAGCGAAGACCTCGGCTACACCACCAATGCCCTGGTCGATGGTGCTTATGCAGGCGATTACTTCCTGGGAGGCGACAAGATCGACCTAACGATTATCGGCCTCGAACGGAGTGTGCAATCGACTCAAGACGTAGCCGCACTCCCTGTCGCTACGCCAACCGGCCAACTGGTTCCGCTGGCAATGCTGGCAGATGTTGAGATGAGCAGTGGACCGGAACAGGTGGATCATCGCGAACGCCAGCGTGCGATTACGATTGTCGTCACCCCACCGGCAACGATGGCACTTGAAGATGCAATGCAAGTCATCCAAACTCAAATTGTGAAACCAATGTACGATAGTGGTCAGCTGGGACAGGATGGATATCGAGTCAACCTGAGTGGAACAGCCGATAAACTTCGCGATACCTGGCTCTCGCTCCGATTCAACGTCAGTCTGGCCTTGCTCATTACCTATCTGCTGATGGCGGCTCTGTTTGAATCGTGGTTGTATCCATTCGTGATTATTTTGAGTGTCCCACTGGGAGCCGTCGGAGGAATTCTTGGCCTGCAGTTGCTCAATCTGTTCGTCTTTCAACCACTTGATGTCCTGACCATGCTCGGCTTCGTCATTCTGATTGGAACGGTGGTCAACAACCCGATTCTGATTGTGCATCACTCGCTCGATCTAATCCGACTCGAAGGATTGTCCCCTTCCGAAGCCATTCTCGAATCGGTCCGCACTCGTGTTCGTCCTATCTTCATGACGACCACCACAACGGTTCTCGGCTTAATGCCCCTCGTTTTGTTCCCGGGAGCCGGTAGTGAACTATATCGCGGGCTTGGTAGTGTCGTGTTAGGCGGATTGATTGTCTCCACAGCATTCACGCTTATCCTCGTTCCCCTTCTTTTCAGTCTGACGATGGAAGCCAAGCATGCACTTGCCAAAATGATCTGGGGACGTGATGCGAAAGAACTTCAATCCGAACCAGACCGCGAACGTGAGCTTGCAGAAGTTTGAAGAAGAGAAATCACACTTCGTCAGACAATTCCTGACCTACACTCCCTGTAATTCTTACAATTCTCAGCCACTTTCCTTAAGAATTCTCAAGGATTCCGGTCCATCTTGGTGAGTGGGCCGTTTCCGCTATAATGAATGCCACCTCACAACCCTCCTGTGTTTTAACTTTTGCGTGGCCATGTCCAAATCCTGTTGTCATCTCTGCCGATCCTTATTTCCGGTCGTGGTTCTATGCCTCGTTTTAAGTGGTTGCGGGAAAAGTATGGTTCAAAATGGGACCGAACAACTGCTCACCTCCGATGCCGTTGACCGCGTAGTGGCTCAAATTGACTTTACACCTCTTACTGGCCAGAAAGTCTATTTCCAGGACCAATACATCAAGGACATAAAGGGCATCGGCTTTGTGAATGGGGACTACATCATCAGTTCGCTACGCCAGCAGATTTTGGCGGCGAACTGCAAGCTCGAAGAAAAAGCCGAGCAAGCTGACTATATCATTGAAGCACGCGTAGGAGCCTTGGGGAATGATCAACACGAAGTCAGTTATGGTATTCCTGCCTCCAATGTCCTAAGTTCCGTATCGGCTCTGAGTCCCGCGACTCCTCCAATACCAGCAATTCCAGAAATCTCATTCGCCAAGAAAAAGCAGCAGGTTGGAGCCGCCAAAATTGGAGTATTCGCTTATCATCGGGAAACCAAAGAACCGGTCTGGCAGGCAGGGGTAAAAGCGAGCCGAAGTCGGTCGAAAGAATCATGGTTTATGGGAATTGGTCCTTTGCAATCCGGCACAATTTACGATGGTCCAATGTTCGCTGGAGCTAAAATCAAGAGACCTATTTATCAGCTGTTTACTAAACAATATAAACAGCCCGAAGCACCAGTTCCTCCGGTTCAATACAAAGATCCTCACATGTTCCCGATCGCCAAACGGCTCGAACAGGAACGACAAATTGAAAAGATCCAGCATCCCGACAGCGATATTCAATGGGCAGGCCACGAAGAGGGAAGTGATCAGATCAAACAACTGGTCGATCAAGCCTCGAAGTTGAAACCCGACGAAGAAGAGCCTGCGAAAGAATAGTAGGAAATATTTTTCGAGATTGGGTGGCTGGGGTCGCAGTGAAGCGGAGCCCCCAGAAATTTCTTTTGCACAACAGTTATCGAGGTGAAGCCAGATTCGTCTCCGAAGCCTGTTCCGCTCTGAGTGAACGGCACTCTTCTTCCAGATTAACGAGATCTTTGTACTGGCTGATCGCCAACTGGCATTCGTGCTGCAGTGCCGGGAAAAGATCGTGATGCAACCGGCGCTGAATCAATCTGGAAACCAGATTGCGGATTTCTTTTTTCAAGCCCCTTCGCAATCGTCTCGTAAATAACATGATAAACAGACCGCACCAGAGCAGCAAAAATACTCCCGCTGGAATATAAAAATCCGCAGTCAGGATTTCTTTACCGCGCAGAAACGAATCGTAAAAGAAGTTTCTGCCGATACGATACAGCAGAAAACCAGGGTAAATCAAAAACAGCAGATCGTACATCACCCGCACGTATGTTCTCGAATTTCTTTGCCCCAGTGTCTCAACGGCTTGGTCGACTTCTTTCTGAGCATCGTGCAGAAACTCTTCCTGAAATCCACTTCCAATGGCCAGTTGCTGGACGTTTAAATTCTCGGTCAGATTTTTCGTATCAATACCAGCCTGTCGAGCATATCCATTCAGGACGATTCGCTTCTCTTCGATATCCCCTTCACTGACAGCCAGATCATTCAACTCGGAAACGAGCGACGTAAAATCCTGCTCCTGCTGATGCTGCTTCCATAGCCGAGCCCCTTGAGTCAACCCCAGTAGAGCAACATGCGCGGTTGTACGAGCACGCATCAACCCGAAGGATCCCAGCAGCGTTCCCAGACTGTGATTCAAACGCAACAGCCAGGAAAACGGACTGCTGCCCCAGCGTCTCACAACGGCATCGACCAATCGCCGTTCCCACAATTGCCGGGCACCCAGCAAATCTTCCTGCAGTTGACGCGACATCTTTTCCTGAATGCCCCGCGTATTTTTCTCCAGTTCAGCCGTCATCTTTTGCAAAGCAGGCTGATATTCCTGCAACAGATTCGAGGTGCGATTCAGCGTCGCATACAACAAATCCAGGACATTATCCCGCCGGATACGCCCGCGATTCGAGGATGACAATTGATGCAATAAAAAGTTCTGCAGCCGGGCCAGTTCCCCACTGGCCTGCTTCCCGCTGAGTTGTTCCTGCAGTCCTTTAACGGAATCAACAAAGAAAAGCTCCGGGATTTCGTATTCGTCCGAAAGATGTTTTTTCCAATCCTCACGGATATCGACATCGCGATCCGCATGAGTCTGCACAAACACCAGTTTGCAACCTGCAGCTGCATCGCGAAGTTCATTCTGCACATTGGCTGAGCGATATTTCTGCTGAGTCGATGTGTAAATCAGCACGTCCGATTGCGGCAGAAATTTGCGGAGCCGTTCGACATTGCTGGAAGCATCGTCCGTTTCAGAAGTATCTGGATCGGGACAGTCGACAATCACAATATCTTCAAGCAGAGGCACATTCGCTCGTACCAGATCGCAGTCGTCGGTCGGCAATTGCAGCAGATCAAAATTGATTTCAGGATGCACCAGAATTTGTGGACGCAATGTGGTCGGTCGCTGACGTCCCGAACTGGTCACTTCCTGCCCGAGTATCGCATTCACCAGTGAACTTTTTCCAGTCCCTGTGCCGCCAAACATCGCGATCACCAAGGGCATCTGCAGGCGTTCGCGAACACTGCGAACTCTGGGAAGCACCCGTTGCAGAAAATGACGTGCCCGTTGCGCAGGCTCCCAGCGAGTTCCCTCGCCCGGCCAGTCATCGCAGCGATCAATCAAATGATCGATGTGCGATAGCAATTCCAGTTGTGATAATTCGGCTTGTCTCATAACCGAATATCTTGGCAGAGGTTCTGGCGGGATGCAATTGAATCAAGCATGAAATGACAGCCCGTTGAACGGGATGTCAAAATAAAAACCGCAAAGACGTCAAGGTCAGTGAGGGGGAAAAGGCAATAACCAAGCGTGTATTTTGTTGATTATTAAATGAAATGCGGGACAGGAAACTTTTCAGTCACATTTGAGAACTCACCCTCAAGTTCGTATTCTTACAGAAATGCATCATCAATTATTGATATCTTGTTCGCCTAAAGGATCTTTTCATGCCGGAATTGACGAAACTCTTCATTCTGACAATCGCAATCGTGAGTCTCATTTCCACTGCATCCATCAAAGCTGATCCTCCGCCAAATATTGTGCTGGTGATCACCGACGATCAGGGATATGCCCAACTTGGCCGCAATGGTCATCCCTGGATCGATACGCCCAATATGAATCGGCTCTATGATGAGAGTGTGCACTTCACACGATTTCTCGTCAGCCCGACCTGTGCTCCGACCCGTTCGGCCATCATGACCGGACGGCATCCGATGCAGAATGGCGTGACGCACACGATTCTCGAACGGGAACGAATGACTCTCGATGCAACCATTCTGCCTCAAGTCCTGAAAACGGCTGGCTACACGTCCGGTATTTTCGGTAAATGGCACTTGGGCGATGAAGATGAATATCAGCCTCACAATCGCGGGTTTGCAGAAGCCTTCATTCATGGAGCTGGTGGAATCGGTCAGGCTTACGACTGCAGTTGTGCCGATGCACCCGGTAACAAATACTTTGATCCTGTGATCAAGCACAACGGCTCTTTCGTCAAGACGGATGGCTATTGCACCGATCTGTTTTTTACGGCTGCGTTGGGTTTCATCAAGAAGCAGGCCGAACAAAAGCAACCCTTCTTTGCCTACATTGCGACCAACGCTCCCCACGCACCTTTTATTGCTCCCCCTGAAAATACAAAGAAGTTCAAGGATCGAGGCTGCAACGATAATCAGGCTGGCTTTTACGGCATGGTCGAAAATATCGACGAAAATCTGGGACGACTGCTCGACAAACTCGAAGAGTGGGATCTCGAAAAAAATACCATCGTTATTTTTATGTCAGACAACGGCACCGTCGGCAACGGTTGCGGGGATCCGGATAAGGCGATTGGCGAATTGGAGGACGGTTCAAAAATGTTCCCTTTCAACGACAACATGAAAGGCTTCAAAGGGAGCCCGGATGAAGGGGGAGTTCGTGTTCCGTTTCTGGTTCGCTGGAACGGAGTTTTAGAACCCGGTCATGAAATCGATCGCATAGCCGCTCATATCGATATTTTACCGACACTGGCTGAAGTCACTGGAGCAAAACTCCCAGAGGATCAGGTGGCTGGTCGCAGCTTATGGCCTCTGATCAAAGGAGATTCTGCAGACAGCTGGAAAGATCGTCTGTTATTTACTCATGTCTGCCGCTGGCCAACCGGTGCCAATCCAGACGATTATCAATGGAACAAATTCGCGATTCGCAGTCAGCGTTATCGGTTCGTCAATAACAACTCACTGTACGATATGCAGAAGGATCCCAATCAATCGACCAATGTCATTGACGAAAATCCCGAAGTCGTCAAGCGGTTTCGGAATTCCTATGACAAATTCTGGAAAGCCTCACGCCCGCTAATGGTCAACGAATCGGCTCCGATGTGCCCCGAGCGACCATTTCATGTGCAGTACTACCAACAAAAAGAAAAAGGTGGTATTCCAGACTGGCAAGCTCCTGAACTGTAATCATCGAGTGGCTTGGGTCGTAGCGAAGCGCAGCCCTCAGTTTAATTATTGAAAAGCGAACGCTTTTGTAAAACGAGGGTGGCGGGGGCGCTCCACGAAGTGGAAGCCCCCGAAAGTTCTTCAGTAGTAGTTTGGGTTAGCGAAGCGTAACCCAACAAAAAAGGGTAATGAGAAGTGTTGGGTTACGCGTTCCGCTAACCCAACCTACGCACTGTAATCCGTGCAGAAAATTCTAAGCAAGCAGGTGGATTAGGTCGTAGTGAGCGAAGCCAACAGGTTACTTTTATTTGAAAACCAATCCCGAACATTGCACTGCCGGCAAGAAAGCAGTGGCACCCAATGAACATTGAAGCTTCTTGTGCTTTCAGTACAAATTCGGTCAAGCCACTTTCTTCATGTGCATAGTAGGAAAAACATGGAAACAAACCAACATTTTAACTTGAAATCCAAAACAGTCGCTAAAAGTTTAAAGCGGGGTCTCTTCTGCATAGTCCATTGTTATTAACTTCCCTGAGATAGTATACCAAAACGTTACAAATACAAATAAAGCTTTCAGAATCCCTGACGACTGTTTTGTTGAACCACCGACTGCGACTACAGCTCGAAAACAGGAACCGAAACCGATATTTGGTTCCTGTTTAATCAATGCTTTAGAAACAACTTCGTAAACAATGCCAGCGGGGATTACAAGTAACCCAGAGTCCATTTCAAGTTTTCCTTTTGCTTCAATTTCAATAAATCGTCGCACATCCTCAATCACGAGTTCATCTGGTAACCACGAGTCGAGATCAGAAAGGTAGTTATTTGCCAAAGTCATCAATGAAGACCTCCACGCACAAATCTATCAATAACCGTACACACCTTGGATATTGAATTGGTGAATTAAGTTCTCTGAATTGTGCAAAATATCTCGGAAATTATGACCGCTAAAAATTGCATCCATTTGCACCACTTTACACTACGCTTGTAACTTGTTCCGTTAACACTGTCTGCAAATCCGTTTGTGATACTAAGCGGAGGGACGTACCACGATGAGGATATCCGTGAAATTATTTCAAAAGCTTATGCAAGAACAATCAAGCTAAAATCTCTTCCACCACATGACCATGTACATCGGTCAGCCGAAAAGCACGGCCCTGAAAGCGATAAGTCAGACGTTCATGATCGATGCCGAGCAGGTGCAGTAATGTGGCGTGAAAATCGTGCACGTGGACCGGTTTATCGACGATGTTATAACAATAGGGGTCAGTCTGTCCGTGAGCCATGCCTCCACGAACTCCGCCGCCGGCCATCCATAAACTGAAGCAGCGGGGGTGATGGTCGCGTCCGAAATTGCCTCCCGATAATTTCCCCTGGCAATAATTCGTCCGCCCAAACTCTCCCCCCCAGATGACGAGCGTATCTTCTAGCAGTCCGCGTTGTTTCAAATCCATCACCAGAGCAGCCGAGGCCTGATCGGTTTCCTCAGTCTGTTTTTTGATCCCCCCCGGCAAGCCACCATGATGATCCCAGCCGGGATGATAGAGCTGAATAAATCGGACACCCCGTTCAGCTAATCGGCGAGCCTGCAGACAATTCGCAGCAAAGGTGCCTGGTTGCCGGGATGGTTCGCCGTAGAGTTTGAAAATGTGATCGGGTTCATCGGCACAGTTGGTCGCTTCTGGAATTGAGGTTTGCATCCGGAAGGCCATTTCGTACTGCGCGATTCGCGTTTCAATCTGCGGATCAACCGTCTGCTCTTGCTGAATATGATGCAGTTGATTCAGAGCGTTGTGCATTTCTAATTTTGTTTCGCGAGTGATTCCATCCGGATTGTTCAAATACAGAACGGGATCGGGCCCGCTACGAAAACGAACGCCCTGATGTCGAGCAGGGAGAAAACCATTGCCCCAGTATCTGGAAACGAGCGGCTGGCCACCTTTGTCTTTGGTGGTCATCACAATAAAGCCAGGCAGGTTTTCGTTCTCACGTCCCAGTCCATAATTCAACCAGGCTCCGATACTCGGACGTCCGGGGAACTGGGACCCCGTCTGCATGTGGGTGACGCCGGGACCATGATTGATTGCGTCGGTATACATGGAATTGATGACACACAGGTCATCGGCAATTTTTGCAGTGTGGGGAAGCTGATCGCTCATCCACAGGCCTGCTTCTCCATGCTGAGCAAACTTGAACGGGGAACCGACCAACGGCAGACTCGATTGATTCCCGGACATGCCGGTCAGTCGCTGTGTGCCACGCACTTCGTCGGGAAGTTGCTCGCCATGTTTTTCGTTGAGCAGGGGTTTGTAATCGAGCAGATCCATCTGAGACGGGCCACCCGACTGGAACAGGTAGATCACCCGTTTTGCACGAGCGGGAAAATGACCACTCGGCAGGAGAGCATCATCCTCAGCAGCCCGAACCTTTGAAGGATTCATCAAATCGCACAGGGCGATTGCTCCCAGTCCCATTCCAAAATTGTTTAATAAATCACGTCGATTCATGGCATCACAAACTTGTTAGAGAATTTTCTCTCGGCCTCTCAGTAGGACAGGCATCTTGCCTGTCTAACGAATCTCACTTGAGGTTCGCATTATGCGAATTGACAGGCAGGATGCCTGTCCTACATATCTATTAATCATCTTCAGTTTAACATGTTTGGATGTCAAATGCTCGAACGTTTTCCCCGATGAATCAGGCAAGCGGTCAGATGTCCGCCAAATCCCAGAGAAAGCTTAACCCCCAGTTCAACGGGCTGCTCAATCGTTTCTCTCTGGACTGGTCTTATTTTGCAGTCGGAATCCAGGTGCTCCAGATTTCGAATCGGGGGTATCAATCCATCACGCATCGACAGCAATAACCAGCCCAGTTCAATACTTCCGGCTGCTCCGAGGGCATGTCCATGAGCCCCTTTTGAAGCGGTACTCCACGGCTGTTGACTAATCTCTCCAAAGATGCAAGAGACAGCCGTTGCTTCACACAAATCGTTAGCACGTGTTCCTGTGCCGTGAAGATTGAGCAAATCGATCTCTTCCGGCTTTCGTCCAGTCTGTTTTAGCAAATCTCCCAGCAGGCGAATTAAACCATTGGCTTCCGGATCAAGTTGCGTCAAACCGATTGCGTCATTATAGCGGATACCCCGTTCCCAGTAGCCGTAGGGGGCAGCAGTCGATTGATCAAGCAAATCTTCCCGAGCGAGTACAAACATCGCCCCCCCGGAACCAAGCACGAACCCGGAACGCTCTTCATCAAACGGACGGCAAGCCGAGGTTGCAGGCAAGTCTTTTCGAGCCAGTACGCCGAGTCTTCGATAGGAGTGCAGTACGTACGGGTTGATCGAGGCATCGACACTGCCCGCGATGACATAGTCGCAGTCTCCCTGCTCGATTAACTGCACGCCACGCAATACGGCATCGAGTCCCGTGGCGCATGCCGCAACTGGGCACAGTGCGGGGCCTTCAATGGAGAACTCATTTACGACACGGCTCAAGGGAGCAGATGGCCAGAGTGAGGGAAACGCAATCTCATTCTCTAGGTTATATAAATCAAGAGGCCCCTTACTGGTTCCGATCACCGCTCCCCAACGCTCGGAATTCGGTTGGAGTCCGGAATCTTCAATCGCTTCGCGAGCCGTCCTCAGGGCGATTCGCTCTGGTAAAGTCTCAGCCAGAGTTAAGTCATCCTCAGGTAGCGATAACGCTCCAGCAATTGAAGTGACCGCAGGATCGAGCGGTGAGTGATTGAGCAGAGATTGCCAGCTGGATTCCCGATTTTTTCCCAGAGGTGTCCAGAGGCCGATACCGATTATGGCCACAGACATGGTGCATCAGTGAAAGAAGAACAGGAGGATAACACAGGCAGTTGATTAAAAGGCATTCAGGAATTAACGACGATTTGCGGAACGGCAAACCGCAAAGACCGCTCCAGCAACACCGGCCAGCACAATCACAGCATCGATAAATGGAAATCCAGTCGACACATTGGACGATT from Rubinisphaera italica includes the following:
- a CDS encoding GTPase — translated: MRQAELSQLELLSHIDHLIDRCDDWPGEGTRWEPAQRARHFLQRVLPRVRSVRERLQMPLVIAMFGGTGTGKSSLVNAILGQEVTSSGRQRPTTLRPQILVHPEINFDLLQLPTDDCDLVRANVPLLEDIVIVDCPDPDTSETDDASSNVERLRKFLPQSDVLIYTSTQQKYRSANVQNELRDAAAGCKLVFVQTHADRDVDIREDWKKHLSDEYEIPELFFVDSVKGLQEQLSGKQASGELARLQNFLLHQLSSSNRGRIRRDNVLDLLYATLNRTSNLLQEYQPALQKMTAELEKNTRGIQEKMSRQLQEDLLGARQLWERRLVDAVVRRWGSSPFSWLLRLNHSLGTLLGSFGLMRARTTAHVALLGLTQGARLWKQHQQEQDFTSLVSELNDLAVSEGDIEEKRIVLNGYARQAGIDTKNLTENLNVQQLAIGSGFQEEFLHDAQKEVDQAVETLGQRNSRTYVRVMYDLLFLIYPGFLLYRIGRNFFYDSFLRGKEILTADFYIPAGVFLLLWCGLFIMLFTRRLRRGLKKEIRNLVSRLIQRRLHHDLFPALQHECQLAISQYKDLVNLEEECRSLRAEQASETNLASPR
- a CDS encoding DUF6655 family protein; the protein is MSKSCCHLCRSLFPVVVLCLVLSGCGKSMVQNGTEQLLTSDAVDRVVAQIDFTPLTGQKVYFQDQYIKDIKGIGFVNGDYIISSLRQQILAANCKLEEKAEQADYIIEARVGALGNDQHEVSYGIPASNVLSSVSALSPATPPIPAIPEISFAKKKQQVGAAKIGVFAYHRETKEPVWQAGVKASRSRSKESWFMGIGPLQSGTIYDGPMFAGAKIKRPIYQLFTKQYKQPEAPVPPVQYKDPHMFPIAKRLEQERQIEKIQHPDSDIQWAGHEEGSDQIKQLVDQASKLKPDEEEPAKE
- a CDS encoding efflux RND transporter permease subunit, which gives rise to MRRFAEDEIEARFERVSGVSQSNVIGGLEEELQVVVDPEKLASRQLTIGDVRRVLRGQNADTSAGDFWEGKRRWVVRTLGQFRDIEDVNQQLLAVRDGAPVYVRDVAEVRLGYKKPSGLVRRFGESSIAVNCIRETGANVLDIMEGLKEVRAEVDEKILKPRGLQLLQVYDETEYIYSSVNLVQQNIFIGGALTMIVLMQFLHLNLRTLILTPFILFFAMAAAYVNPWFFAISLVLILIAGFWYARGALIVGLAIPTSIIGTFLVLGMLGRSLNVISLAGLAFAVGMLVDNAVVVLENIYRHAQMGKSKLEAAKQGTYEVWGAVVASTMTTIAVFLPVVFVEEEAGQLFQDIAMAISSAVGLSLIVSVTLISTSAARLLKATPVKDHDPLHEKRSKKASLPVRLIEQTGSQFVRMIVGINRMFIGSVVMRLVMIFSMVGAAIIVSWMLWPKVDYLPTGNRNLVFGILLPPPGYNQDELMDMGQTVEAALRPYWDIDPDSPEAKELPFPVIGDFFFVARGRMVFMGLRAHDPLRAGELIPLIRKTGMMIPGTFAVAQQSSLFEQGLTAGRTIDVEIIGPDLKRLVGMGGQVLGQVMQLIPDVQARPVPSLDLSSPEIHLNPRLLQLAEMGMTSEDLGYTTNALVDGAYAGDYFLGGDKIDLTIIGLERSVQSTQDVAALPVATPTGQLVPLAMLADVEMSSGPEQVDHRERQRAITIVVTPPATMALEDAMQVIQTQIVKPMYDSGQLGQDGYRVNLSGTADKLRDTWLSLRFNVSLALLITYLLMAALFESWLYPFVIILSVPLGAVGGILGLQLLNLFVFQPLDVLTMLGFVILIGTVVNNPILIVHHSLDLIRLEGLSPSEAILESVRTRVRPIFMTTTTTVLGLMPLVLFPGAGSELYRGLGSVVLGGLIVSTAFTLILVPLLFSLTMEAKHALAKMIWGRDAKELQSEPDRERELAEV
- a CDS encoding arylsulfatase, with the translated sequence MPELTKLFILTIAIVSLISTASIKADPPPNIVLVITDDQGYAQLGRNGHPWIDTPNMNRLYDESVHFTRFLVSPTCAPTRSAIMTGRHPMQNGVTHTILERERMTLDATILPQVLKTAGYTSGIFGKWHLGDEDEYQPHNRGFAEAFIHGAGGIGQAYDCSCADAPGNKYFDPVIKHNGSFVKTDGYCTDLFFTAALGFIKKQAEQKQPFFAYIATNAPHAPFIAPPENTKKFKDRGCNDNQAGFYGMVENIDENLGRLLDKLEEWDLEKNTIVIFMSDNGTVGNGCGDPDKAIGELEDGSKMFPFNDNMKGFKGSPDEGGVRVPFLVRWNGVLEPGHEIDRIAAHIDILPTLAEVTGAKLPEDQVAGRSLWPLIKGDSADSWKDRLLFTHVCRWPTGANPDDYQWNKFAIRSQRYRFVNNNSLYDMQKDPNQSTNVIDENPEVVKRFRNSYDKFWKASRPLMVNESAPMCPERPFHVQYYQQKEKGGIPDWQAPEL
- a CDS encoding efflux RND transporter permease subunit — encoded protein: MSLIEAIIKNPIKVIVGILMMALFGFVAFMRMPMQLTPEVNRPTITVETSWPGASPQEIEREIVVEQEEYLKSVQGIIKLKSESADSKGTITLEFQVGTNMDEALLKVNSRLQQVPDYPEDADQPVISTANSSDSPIAWFILSARAPDAEQFDAFIQKYPKYREEIEKARNSHNVGLTMLRLRQMAAVNPVVKELLPPMTWMFLSCVGLLKTKLKHALNGSLGFRNRT